AGTGGTGTCCGCGCGGCCGTCACCACCAAACGTTACGCCTCAGGGTCGGGCTCGTCAGGGTCGTCGAGGACGTCGAGGTAATCGAGCAGCTCCTGGTCGTGGACCACTTGCGCCCCATGAAGCATCTCCAGAATGGCGTTGACCCGAGCCTCCTCCCACTGCAGGAGCTTAGCCAACTCGGCCGGGGTCGCCTCGCGTCCGAGTCGCTCCGAGAGCAGGCGTTGCGCCGATTCCAGCAGGCGGCAGGCGATGACGAACGCCTCGTCGTTGCGCTGGGCCTCTTCGGTTTGGGCGAGCACGTCATCCATCGTGACGGCGATGGCATGAACCAGGCGGGCGTGGAAGCCGCCATCGCCGGGTTTGTAGTGCTCGACCGCCGAGATCAAGCCAACGGTGCCCTCCTGAAACAGGTCGCCAAAGGGAACGCCGCGCTCCTTGCGGGCCTGGGCGGCTTCCACCACGAGGTGGAGGTTGTGCTCGATCAGGGTCCGGTTCGCGGCATCGCGGACCACCCCCAGCGTGGCAAGGAGCCGTTGCTCCTCCGCGTTGGATAGTGGTGGATATTGGGCGACTTGCTCGCGGATCTCGTCCTCCTCATCTTTCGGAGACTGTTGCTCCATGCGTTGGGCCACGTTCCCATTCTACGAACGACGGGCCTGCGAACCGGGGCTATGATCAGGTCGTGAAGAGGGCCACCCGGCTCTTTCTCGCGGCCGCCTTGCTGGCGGCACTCATGCCCGCGGTCCAGGCCCGCGCCGCTGAGCCGCATGTCCTGGTGGCGACCCTCAACGGGGTCATCAACCCGATCACCGACAGCTATATCTCGAAAGCCGTCGACCGCGCCGTGTCCACCCAGGCAAACGCCTTGATCATTCAGATGGACACGCCCGGCGGGTTGGACACCTCGATGAGGGGCATCATCAAGAAGATCCTCGGGGCGCCGCTGCCGGTGGTCATCTTCGTCGCGCCTTCGGGCGCCCGGGCCGCCTCAGCCGGCCTCTACATCACGGAGTCGGCCGATATCGCCGTGATGGCGCCCGGGACGAACATCGGCTCCGCGCACCCGGTCAGCCTTAGCGGGTCCAATCCCGCCGCCAACCCGACGGCGAGCCCCGGTGCAAGCGGCGCAACCTCGACAGCGCCGGATATCGAGTCTCAGAAGATCGAAAACGACGCCGCAGCCTACATTCGGGCGCTGGCCACGCTCCACCACCGCAATGCGGACTGGGCGGAGAAGGCCGTCCGGCAGAGCATCAACGCGCCGGCGGATGACGCCGTGAAACTGGGTGTGGTCGATTTCGAGAGCCGCGACCTCGACACGCTTCTGCAGGACCTCGACGGTCGCCAGGTCTTAAAGGGCGGCCATACCTACACGCTGCAGACCGCCCGGGCCAGCATCCAACGATACGACATGAGCGGATTCGAGCAATTTCTGCAAGCCGTCGCCGACCCGAACCTCGTGTATCTCCTCTTCCTGCTCGCCATCATCGGCATCGGCTTCTGGGTCACGCATCCAGGGTTGTTCTTGCCCGGCGTGATCGGCGTGATCGCCGGCGTGCTCGCCGCCCTGTCGCTATTCGATCTGCCGATCAACATCGCCGGCGTCATCCTCATCCTGATCGCCGTCGTTCTCTTCATCATCGATCTCAAAGCGGTGACCCACGGAGTGCTGACCACGGGCGGCATCGTCGCCATGACGCTTGGGGGTCTACTGTTGATCGACACCAGCTTTCTCGCTGAGGGCGTCAACATTCCCCTGCTTATCATCACCGTCCTCGTCATCGCGGCCATCTTCCTCTTCATCCTGCGCAAGCTGATCGATGCCCGCCGCCGTCCATACGCCGCGGGTGAGGAGTCGATGATTGGCATGCTGGGCACCGTGCGAGAACCGCTGAATCCCAGTGGGATGGTGTTCGTGAATGGCGCGCTGTGGCAAGCCACCTCAACCAGCGGGCCGCTCGATGCCGGGACGCAGGTGCGCATCGTCGGGGTCGACGGACTTCGACTCCGGGTCGAAGCCCTGCACCAACAGCACGCTGGGCGGTCCGAAGGGCCGCAGGCTGCATCGTCGTGATAAGGCGTGACCCGTAAGATGAAAACCGTCGACTTAGCGCATTAGCGAGGAGGGACCCGTGGGCGTATTCGCGCTGATCGTCCTTGGCATCATCGTTCTCGTTGTCCTGATCGGCTTGAGCTCCGCGATCCGGATCATCAATGAGTACGAGCGCGGCGTGCTCTTCCGCCTCGGCCGGCTGATGGACCTCAAGGGGCCGGGGCTGCGCCTGATCATTCCGTTCGGCATCGACCGCCTGGTGAAGATCGATCTCCGCACCGTGACCCTCGAGGTCCCGCCGCAGGAGGTCATCACGCTCGACAACGTGACCATCAAGGTCAACGCCGTCATCTACTTCATGGTTGTCGATCCCCGTAACGCCGTCACCCGGGTTGCCAACTTCATCAATGCCACGTCACAAATAGCACAGACAACGCTACGGAGCGTGCTCGGCCAGTCGTCGCTCGATGAGCTGCTCGCCAACCGCGAGAAGATCAACGCCAAGCTCCAGCAGATCATCGACGAGCAAACCGAGCCCTGGGGCATCAAGGTCTCGACGGTTGAGATCAAGGACGTCGAGCTCCCCCAGACGATGCAGCGCGCCATGGCCAAGCAGGCCGAGGCCGAACGAGAGAAGCGAGCCAAGATCATCCATGCGGAGGGTGAGTTCGAGGCGGCGCAGAAGCTGACCGATGCGGCTGGCGTGATCGCGACCCAACCCAGCGCGCTCCAGTTGCGCTATTTGCAGACTCTCACGGAGATCGGGGTCGAACGGAACACGGTGGTCGTCTTCCCGGTGCCGCTCGACCTGATCTCCCAGCTCATCGACATGCGCCAGATCAAGGGCGCCGCACCAACGACACCGGCAAAGACCTGATTCTCCTGCTCGTCCACGGCGACGCCGCGCTCGATTTCTGGACGGTCGTCCTTATCGGTATCGTGGCCGGCCTCTACGTGCTGGCCAACTTCGGCGAGCGCAACGCGACCGCGCGCATCGTGTCGCTCATCGCCGGCGCCGCGCTCTCTGGGCTCGCGCTGCTGCTCGGGTTGTTGGTGGGCGTCGGCCACCTGCTGCTCTATCAGAACGGGGGGGAGACCGCGGACAAGTTCCG
This genomic interval from Candidatus Dormiibacterota bacterium contains the following:
- a CDS encoding nodulation protein NfeD, giving the protein MKRATRLFLAAALLAALMPAVQARAAEPHVLVATLNGVINPITDSYISKAVDRAVSTQANALIIQMDTPGGLDTSMRGIIKKILGAPLPVVIFVAPSGARAASAGLYITESADIAVMAPGTNIGSAHPVSLSGSNPAANPTASPGASGATSTAPDIESQKIENDAAAYIRALATLHHRNADWAEKAVRQSINAPADDAVKLGVVDFESRDLDTLLQDLDGRQVLKGGHTYTLQTARASIQRYDMSGFEQFLQAVADPNLVYLLFLLAIIGIGFWVTHPGLFLPGVIGVIAGVLAALSLFDLPINIAGVILILIAVVLFIIDLKAVTHGVLTTGGIVAMTLGGLLLIDTSFLAEGVNIPLLIITVLVIAAIFLFILRKLIDARRRPYAAGEESMIGMLGTVREPLNPSGMVFVNGALWQATSTSGPLDAGTQVRIVGVDGLRLRVEALHQQHAGRSEGPQAASS
- a CDS encoding sigma-70 domain-containing protein; protein product: MAQRMEQQSPKDEEDEIREQVAQYPPLSNAEEQRLLATLGVVRDAANRTLIEHNLHLVVEAAQARKERGVPFGDLFQEGTVGLISAVEHYKPGDGGFHARLVHAIAVTMDDVLAQTEEAQRNDEAFVIACRLLESAQRLLSERLGREATPAELAKLLQWEEARVNAILEMLHGAQVVHDQELLDYLDVLDDPDEPDPEA
- a CDS encoding slipin family protein; translation: MGVFALIVLGIIVLVVLIGLSSAIRIINEYERGVLFRLGRLMDLKGPGLRLIIPFGIDRLVKIDLRTVTLEVPPQEVITLDNVTIKVNAVIYFMVVDPRNAVTRVANFINATSQIAQTTLRSVLGQSSLDELLANREKINAKLQQIIDEQTEPWGIKVSTVEIKDVELPQTMQRAMAKQAEAEREKRAKIIHAEGEFEAAQKLTDAAGVIATQPSALQLRYLQTLTEIGVERNTVVVFPVPLDLISQLIDMRQIKGAAPTTPAKT